One Ochotona princeps isolate mOchPri1 chromosome 29, mOchPri1.hap1, whole genome shotgun sequence genomic region harbors:
- the FZD10 gene encoding frizzled-10, protein MRCPGPRLWLVLQVVGSCAAISSMDRERPGDGRCQPIEIPMCKDIGYNMTRMPNLMGHENQREAAIQLHEFAPLVEYGCHSHLRFFLCSLYAPMCTEQVSTPIPACRVMCEQARLKCSPIMEQFHFRWPDSLDCGKLPNKNDPNYLCMEAPSNGSDEPSRGGPGLSPPLYRPQRPHEHPPPEGGPGHSAAAAAANAAGCDNPGKFHHVEKSAACAPLCAPNVDVYWSRADKRFAVVWLAVWSVLCFLSSAFTVLTFLIDPARFRYPERPIIFLSMCYCVYSVGYIIRLFAGAESIACDRDSGQRYVIQEGLESTGCTLVFLVLYYFGMASSLWWVVLTLTWFLAAGKKWGHEAIEANSSYFHLAAWAIPAVKTIVVLVTRRVAGDELTGVCYVGSMDVSALTGFVLVPLACYLVVGTSFLLSGFVALFHIRRVMKTGGENTDKLERLMVRIGVFSVLYTVPATCVIACYFYERLNVDYWKALATQHKCKVNNQTKHLDCVMAASIPAVEIFLVKVSMLLIVGITSGMWVWTAKTLQSWQSVCGRRLRRKSRRKPASVIAAPGGMYKKAQPPPKAHPQGLPAPPTCV, encoded by the coding sequence ATGCGGTGCCCGGGCCCCCGCCTGTGGCTGGTCCTGCAGGTGGTGGGCTCGTGCGCCGCCATCAGCTCCATGGACCGGGAACGACCAGGCGACGGCAGGTGCCAGCCCATCGAGATCCCCATGTGCAAAGACATCGGCTACAACATGACCCGCATGCCCAACCTGATGGGCCACGAGAACCAGCGCGAGGCGGCCATCCAGCTGCACGAGTTCGCGCCGCTCGTGGAGTACGGCTGCCACAGCCACCTCCGCTTCTTCCTGTGCTCGCTGTACGCGCCCATGTGCACCGAGCAGGTCTCCACGCCCATCCCCGCCTGCCGCGTCATGTGCGAGCAGGCCCGGCTCAAGTGCTCCCCGATCATGGAGCAGTTCCACTTCCGGTGGCCCGACTCCCTGGACTGCGGCAAGCTACCCAACAAGAACGACCCCAACTACCTGTGCATGGAGGCGCCCAGCAACGGCTCGGACGAGCCCAGCCGCGGTGGCCCGGGCCTCTCCCCGCCGCTCTACAGGCCGCAGCGGCCGCATGAGCACCCGCCCCCGGAGGGCGGCCCCGGGcactccgccgccgccgccgctgccaaCGCTGCGGGCTGCGATAACCCGGGCAAGTTCCACCACGTGGAGAAGAGCGCGGCGTGCGCGCCGCTGTGCGCGCCCAACGTGGACGTGTACTGGAGCCGCGCCGACAAGCGCTTCGCCGTGGTCTGGCTCGCCGTGTGGTCCGTGCTGTGCTTCCTGTCCAGCGCCTTCACCGTGCTCACCTTCCTCATCGACCCCGCGCGCTTCCGCTACCCGGAGCGCCCcatcatcttcctctctatgtgcTACTGCGTGTACTCCGTGGGCTACATCATCCGCCTCTTCGCCGGCGCCGAGAGCATCGCCTGCGACCGCGACAGCGGCCAGCGCTACGTGATCCAGGAGGGCCTGGAGAGCACGGGCTGCACGCTCGTCTTCTTGGTGCTCTACTACTTCGGCATGGCCAGCTCGCTGTGGTGGGTGGTGCTCACGCTCACCTGGTTCCTGGCCGCCGGCAAGAAGTGGGGCCACGAGGCCATCGAGGCCAACAGCAGTTACTTCCACCTGGCCGCCTGGGCCATCCCCGCCGTCAAGACCATCGTGGTGCTGGTCACGCGCCGGGTGGCAGGGGACGAGCTCACCGGCGTCTGCTACGTGGGCAGCATGGACGTCAGTGCCCTCACGGGCTTCGTGCTGGTCCCGCTGGCCTGCTACCTggtagtgggcacctccttcctgCTGTCGGGCTTCGTGGCCCTCTTCCACATCCGCCGGGTGATGAAGACGGGCGGGGAGAACACGGACAAGCTGGAGAGGTTGATGGTGCGCATCGGGGTCTTCTCCGTGCTCTACACGGTGCCCGCCACCTGCGTCATCGCCTGCTACTTCTACGAGCGCCTCAACGTGGACTATTGGAAGGCCCTGGCCACGCAGCACAAGTGCAAGGTGAACAACCAGACGAAGCACCTGGACTGCGTCATGGCGGCCTCCATCCCGGCCGTGGAGATCTTCCTGGTGAAGGTGTCCATGCTGCTGATCGTGGGCATCACCAGCGGCATGTGGGTCTGGACCGCCAAGACCCTGCAGTCCTGGCAGAGCGTGTGCGGCCGCCGGCTGAGGAGGAAGAGCCGTAGGAAGCCCGCCAGCGTCATCGCCGCCCCTGGGGGCATGTACAAAAAGGCCCAGCCGCCCCCCAAGGCGCACCCCCAGGGGCTCCCTGCCCCGCCGACCTGCGTGTGA